The DNA segment TGAAGTGTGTGAGTGGGAGAGAGCTAGCCCACACTGACGATGGCTTCAACACCGACAGGTTTGTCCTTGATATGTCTcattaagaaataatacattattatATGCAACCGTGAAGCTCGTCTTGACTGCAGCATTATAGCCTGGAATCCACACTGAATGATGATATCATTACCCACCCATATCATAATGAAAGAGAAGATACTTAGTGGAGAACTGACCGTCGCTGTCGACGAAGTCCTGCAGGGCCTTGAAGGAACCTGATTGCCGGGGCTCCTGGGGCTCCTCCTGGTCTTTCAGGAGCATGCGGTACACATCAGACTCCTCGATGGAGCTCAGCGTCTTGCTACTAcagagacggacacacacacacacacacacacacacacacacacacacacacacacacacacacacacacacacacacacacacacacacacacacacacacagagatgagcaaaaatacacagacacagaggtGAGCATTAATAACAGATGcggcacacactcacaaacagacacacaaaatTCCCACATTTTGTGGAGATGAAAaaaagggggaaacctagtcagttgtacaactgaatgcattgaactgaaatgtgtcttccgcatttagcccaacctctctgaatcagagaggtgcagggggctgccttaatcgacatcgaTTGCACCTATTCCATCCGAGATCTGCGGCTCCCATGGGAAGCACTGTTCATCTAGCCCAGCAGACACCAGTGTAGTCATAACAACACTATCCTCCATATCCGATTTAACATCAGAGTCGTATTGAGGCCTGGGGGTTCAGACCTCCCCAGCTCCAGGTTTAGGGACGGGCTGTAAGTCACAGAGGGAAATGATGCCTGCCATCTGGGGCACTCTCACTACAGGGCCCTGAGGCTTTTGGTTATCGTAGGCCGCATCAAGCAAAAGGAGCCTCGccagacattacagagaccagACCTGGGCtcaaatacaatttgaaataATTTCCAAATACATTATCAGTGCtttattgagcttgcctggctccATGGACCAATAAAATAGTCCCAAAATGGCAAACCCCATCCATGTGGtactccaggcaggctagagcAAGCACTCAAAGTATTTtaaatatttcaaatagtatttgaacccaggtctgacagagACACACATAACACAGGCATCAGCAGACATCCATAAAAGGAAGTGAAGAGTGGGAAAAACAGAGAGGAAGAATGGACGGGAGGAGAATGGAGAGAGGAGGTTAGAGGTGATGAAGCATGAGTGTGCAGACGCCTTTCATATACACAACTCTTTGTATAGTCACCGCCCATAGCCAGAACACCAAGTGATCTAATCAGAGTTTGCTAAAAGAGATCAACAGGCCTATAATACTAAACATGGAttgaagcaataaggcacctcagggatttgtggtatatggccaatataccacggctagggctgttcttatgcatgacacaacgcaaacccccgaggtgccttattgttactataaactggttaccagtgTAATTAGATaagtacaaataaatgttttggcatacacgtggtatacggtctgatataccgcggctgtcagccaatcatcattcagggctcgaaccacccagtttttaaaatgtgtatatacactgagtgtacaaaagattaggacactttcctaatattgagttgaacccacttttgtcctcagaacagcctcaattcatcgggcggggactctacaaggtgccgaaagtgttccgcagggatgctggcccatgtggactcccacagttgtgtcaagttggctggatgtcctttgggttgtggaccattcttttttttatatatacactaccgttcaatagtttggggtcacttagaaatgtccttgtttttgaaagaaaagctaattttttgtccattaaaataacatcaaattgatcagaaatacagagtagacattgttaatgttgtaaatgactattgtagctgtaaacggcTGATTTGTtacggaatatctacataggcgtacagaggcccattatcggcaaccatcactcctgtgttccaatggcacgttgtgttagctaatccaagtttatcattttaaaaggctaattgatcattagaaaacccttttgcaattatgttagcgcagctgaaaactgttgtgctgattaaagtcaaggggtctgaatactttccgaatgcactgtatgagttTTGGAATAGTGCTAACTACAGTAACCAAACTCTGGCAGAAACAAATGAACAGAAGCTTTCATAGAAGTCGACAGTGGAAGCTTATATAGCGTTACTGATATCACCATGCCGCCGgattgaaggaaggaaggaaggcaggcaggcagacagacaaacagacagagggacagacagacagacagacagacagacagacagacagacagacagacacccacccacccatacaCCCACCCATCAACCATCTCACCCCTCTGGCTTGTCCTGGACCAGGCCCCTCATCTGTCCGTGCATGGCGTCCTGGATGTTGCCTGAGGAGTAGAGGCCTATGGGGGTGTTGTAGGCCGTGCTCACCACCTGACGATGGTCGTCGATGTTAGCTGCAGCTATAAAGGGCTGGGCCTTGCGGTTGTGACCCGTACCAATGGGTTTGAACTCCTgaatggaatgagagagagagaaaaagacaaggAGGCCTTATGTGATGTTCTCAGACTATTTTTTCTCGTTGGAAATGTgtaattacacacacaaacaccaacagGTGCGGACACAAATATATATAGACATCtaaaacaaacaaatacacacatacaagcTATGCAGGTACACACATATACTCACGCACGCACAGTCTTTCTCTCTCGAACCCCCTAATGAGATCCACATGACTTCTCCCTCTAGCGCTCACCTGCTGCTCAGCCTCCAAGTTGATTTTGAACGGGTTGGCTTTCCCGTCTTCCGTGACTTGAGGCGACCATAGCCTGGTTTCTGGTCTGGGAACAAGAATCGGGTCATGATCAAACAAGAGCTCACTGTCAACTCCCTCGACCGCAGGTGAAACGATTATGACCACAGACCATACATCAGTTTACATGGCGGCTGGGCCACGGTGCGCTGAGCACTCATAAATCAAACCCAACTTTATAGACTTCCTTTGGTGTGTGAACAGTATAAAagcgtgtgtgtgagtatgtgcgtGGGCGTGCATAAGTGTGTCTGTATtagagagtgggtgtgtgtgtgtggctccttTCTTGGCGTCGTTGGGTATGAAATCAAAGAACAGGAATGCGAGAGCTCATCTTTTGCCAGCTCTGGAACATTCTACATAAGACGGAACGTTCTACGTGTGTGTTAAAAGATATCTTGGGATTCATCAAGTAAGTTCTGTAGTTAATCAAACATGAAAGTGTGTTTGACTAGCTATGTGTGTCACTTGTGTCAGTGATGTTTGTACACCTGTCTCAATTGTACGTCGTGTGCTTTTATGTGAGAGGCGCGTGTGTATTTgcgtacatgtatgtatgtgtgtgtgtgtgtatgtgtttatgtgaGACGGCTGATATCcgtgtgtgtattcctgtgtgtgcatgtgagtagTGTGACCCCCACagtgtgacccctgacctttggACGGTGAGGATGAGCTGGTAGATGGCGTCTTTGATCTTGTTCTGGGCCTCACAGTGCATCATGTCCTCCGCCGGGACGCCCTCGATGGCCAGGATGACATCACCAGGACACAGGTTGGCCACCGCCGCCTTACTGCCCGGAGTGAtctgcccagagagagagagagagaacgagagcagTGACACATGCGATTGATCATTATTCATTCCATTGTCACAAATTATTATAATAACGGTTGCTGTTATTAGTGTTGTCTTCGTTTACTTTGGTGAAGTAAGCCAATGTCTTCACTTTTCATACTTAGAAAGTGAACTGAACTGAGAGAATGAGGGAGCGGGagatggaaagaaagaaagagaaagagagagagagagcttgaagTGAGAACCCCGGCTGCTGCCAAGGTACATTTTTACGATTCTCTCCCGTATGTAACTCGGTATGACTTGTAAAACCCGAtcattcagacagagagagagagatggagagagagatggagacagagagaggagagggagagagagagagagatcagtaaGGAGCAGGTGCATGCTGCTGTTAATAATCTACTATTAGCCAGGCAGAAATGTGTGCCATATTTGTGTGGTTCCGTAGTCACACAAACAACACGGGGATATCCTTCTTACCTCACCACACAAGCATGCCATCTCCATctcactcccttcctcccttgtcccctccctccctcacttccccatctctctccctatttCTGTCTCACACTCcacctctcttattctctctaacactctctccttccatctctctccttctccctccatctTGCACTCTTTCTTCATCGTAATCAAATGGCACTTCAAAAAGGCATGTACTGTCCTATGTATACATAATGAATGAACACAAGTTAGGTTGGTCTGCTGTGTATCAGTGCCACCTCGTCATCTGTCTGTAGTTAGGTTGGTCTGCTGTATATCAGTGCTACCTCATCATCTGTGTGTAGTTAGGTTGGTCTGCTGTATATCAGTGCTACCTCATCATCTGTGTGTAGTTAGGTTGGTCAGCTGTATATCAGTGCTACCTCATCATCTGTGTGTAGTTAGGTTGGTCTGCTGTATATCAGTGCCACCTCGTCATTTGTGTGTAGTTAGGTTGGTCAGCTGTATATCAGTGCTACCTCATCATCTGTCTGTAGTTAGGTTGGTCTGCTGTATATCAGTGCTACCTCATCATCTGTCTGCAGTTAGGTTGGCCTGCCCTATATCAGTGCTACCTCATCATCTGTCTGCAGTTAGGTTGGTCTGCCCTATATCAGTGCCACCCCGTCATCTGTCTGTAGTTAGGTTGGTCTGCTGTATATCAGTGCCACCCCGTCATCTGTCTGTAGTTAGGTTGGTCTGCTGTATATCAGTGCCACCCCGTCATCTGTCTGTAGTTAGGTTGGCCTGCCCTATATCAGTGCCACCTCATCATCTATGTGACTGATTGTAGTTGAACAAATCTCTTTGCGCCTAATTGATACGTTAGGTTAACTGTAGGCCCACTTCTAGTGAGGTAGACAACCTTTAACCACTTCTGGTCGATAGAACCGCAAATAAAAGCATAGATTTGCATGATTCTATTTCCTCCTAACACGTCGTTGCATATAGATTGGGAGAAGGTTGTTCATGAAATTACCATATGGCAATGTTTTGACGACCCAATTTTGTTGATAGGGTTGCTGCATTTTGTGCACAACAACCCACAACTATATGCTATGTATGTTCACACAAATTAAAAGCAATACCAAAACTCCAACTCAAAAGTAGATTCTGCTGCAGATTTTGCAGTTTGTTTTAGTAGCCTGTCTACTTGACAGTGTCCTGGCCTCCAAAGTACATGGTTGAAACCTCTCTGTGTATAAAGTCAGGAGttaaacctctctctctgtataaagTGCCTTGCCCTCGCTGGTATTTGagctcgtgctctctctctcgtgctctctctctcgtgctctctctctcgtgctccctctctctcgtgctctctctcactctctctctcgtgctccctctctctcgtgctctctctctctctctctctcgtgctccctctctctcgtgctctctctcactcttaacTCATAGGCCTATAAATAACCCAGGATGAACATTTTAAACTTTGGCTTTTTCCTAGACAACCATCTGCATCTCCCTGTGATGTGCATTATTTTTACTACTCTCCTATCCATTCCAACAGTCCGTCACAAATCGCTCCCTAACCCTTCATTTGGCCCTTTAAACGTTTGCAGATCTGTAAGGTGAAAGCAAAATGGCGGAAGCTCCTCCACTACACTGGAATCTACCCAGACTCTTCAGATCTGCAAACATTGAAGGGTTAGGGACAAAAGTTTCCTTCGTGGATGGacacctgggttgtgttcaggaGGGAGAAAGCAACGATTTGAAACGGAGACCTACTACCATTACTCATTTCTATTTTGCTATGCTGGACACACGCTACTGAACACAGACCCTAGTTTCTTCCCTACTCAGCTTCCAGTCCCAGCCAAAAATGCACGGCCGCAGCTAATTTAAACGCCACTCGTCATCCGTCCTGGAGATAGTTTACACTTTCATTTGGAAACAAAATCAACCCGAAGAAAGGGGGTGGCCCGGGAAGAAGAGGTTGAGACAAGGTCGAGGTCGGGGTTCAAGCTCTGCGAGCGAGAGGAATGTGGCAGTGGCTAAATCTCATTACAAGCGAGCAGCCCTTCGAAACGAGAGCTGATAAAAACCACGTAGAGAGAGGTTTGAAAAGCTTTGATGAACGGCTGCTTTGTGAGAGGTTGAGAGTAAAGTGATGAGAGCGTGTCTAGTGGGTGGATTGTGAAGGGATCGGGCACACAGGCAAGCACACACGGACAGGGTCAAGGGTATGTGAGGAGATTTAAATCAATCAGCGGGAAAAAAGTGAAAAGTGACTGAAACTGACTCAGACTGTACTTCATCCCCCTGATGGTTAAGGTTAAGCTTGGGGATCAGGTAATCTgaccctagatctgtggttaggggcATCATCTACCTGCAGTGCCTTTGAAAAGTTGTTTGATAATCAACACTTGTCTGACATCATGGCAGAGACCCCAGTACTTGTCCCTCCCTCGCCTGCCTGACCCTCTCCTTCAGCTTGCGGTTCTCTGCTCACACAACAGGTGTGTAGTGGCCCCCAAGGGTCGGTGATTCACAGATCTCCCCAGTAACTTTTAGCCCCCGGCCCTGGTGTCAGGCCTAAACTTAGACACACGACAGGGATTACTGATACTCCTATGGttacgcacgcgcacacacatacacaaacacacgcacctTGCCAACGTTAAAAACTCcaacatgtacgcacacacagagacagacagacacagagacagacagacacacatacaaacaaacacacaatgctAACACAAACACATGATGACGATGATGctgctgatcacacacacacacacacacagtttaatgtcTTGACTTGAGCTAAATGGAGGGCATTCTCTGAATAACTCAACCTAGAAGCCTAGCCAGGAGACTGCGCTTTGATCACCAGCTATTAATCCATTCCCGGCCGTCTGCGTTCAttcagctgctgtgtgtgtgtgtgtgtgtgtgtgtgtgtgtgtgtgtgtgtgtgtgtgtgtgtgtgtgtgtgtgtgtgtcagtatatGATGCAAACAGCTATTTCAAACTAAGCTGCAGATATTTACTGGaacacgggtgtgtgtgtgtgtgtgtgtgtgtgtgtgaggatgatCCCCCAGCCTTCCACCCCATGGAAAGACCCCTGCTGTATCAGGCTTTAACACACACATCCCCaaaacacacattcacaatccAATGATCTTTCACTGGAAGTATCTGGGCTGTTCTATGTTAGGGAACGACCGTGTCCAAATTGcttcctattccctttatagtgcactactttaattTTTTTCTACCAGATTCCTATGGGCCTTAGTCACGATATAGGGAATATGttttcatttgggatgcagccttttTGGAAATATTACTGCATAGTCAGTCAGGTTTAATACACTGAGCTCTTCCATGCTGTTTCTCATCCTTGGGCAGCTACTTAACTGAGACAAGAGGGTAAAGGGAAGGTGAGCCAAGTATGCTGGCAGTgagcgagagaaaggggggagggagCACACCATAGACTAAGACAGAGCGGATCAACCTAACCCTCTACACGCAGAACACAATGGTGGAACGGTTGAGTACTGTATATCGGACTGTGTGCGTTCACTgtaggaagacacacacacacacacacacatacacctcccTACGACTGGCTCCTCACCCACACAAACACCTAGCACCAGGCCCGCTCAAAGATGCTTGAGCACACATTACACAtacaacacatactgtaaacacacaatCACCCACCCATTGTCAGTCTGAAAGTATCAGGTACACTCTCTTACCCTGGAGATGGTGAGGGGCTGGTTGAAGTCCTTTCCCCCGGTCAGTCGGAAACCCCACGGGGCCGGGCCGTTTAGGACAACGTCCAGTGAcatgtccccctctctgtcccttgtCCCTGGGTGTCTCTGTTCCTGTATCTGGAAgtacactggtgtgtgtgtgtgtgtgtcccaaacaCAGCAGGGTTCTCATAAACAAAGCAGCGGGACAACTTAGTCATGTACCCTTTTATACTAGCGGAGTGGTGGGGGGGGAAACCCCACCCCCTGAGTGAAGTCATTGGCCCGACTCAGGACCAGAggcagctctccctctctctctcttgttcttttcATTTTTGGCTGGTGACACTTTCTCGCTGTTTTCCTTTACTTCTGTTTggactcactctccctccctctcttttccaccTCCTTCTCGGACATAGTAGCCCTTTCGCTGTTTCTGAACATGATACTCGTTACACTTCAACTCATCCAACTCACACAGCGTCATTCTTCTCCAGcagtgtctcgctctctcgctccaccTGTATGCCTATGAACATCCAGGGGAAGAGCGGGGATAGGCCAGTGTCTGTGAGCATGCGGCCCACTTGTCTCTCCTTGACCCTGGGTTGCCTAGGAGCCGACTgggactgcccccccccctccggcTCTCAGGCGGCTCCTCCTGCCCTTATTTGGTCTGCCGGCCCAGCTCCTTGCTCAGGCCCTGGAGGTCCCCCAGGCGCAGCAGCATTCCAGGCCCTATTGATCTGGAGCGGCCCAGAGCTAGGGCTCTCCTCCCagcctctctttcgctctcttcaTTTAATTCGAGATCTCTCGTTCTTGCTCTCTctaattttctttctttctctatctccaCACAGTGAGTATTAAACAGAAACGAGGTCAGAGGTGTTTACATTCCCATTAGCGGAGGCactttttctttctctcgctcacgCCTAACTGAAACCGTTACAAGAACATCTAATGCAACTAACTCATCCGTCAAACACAAGCAGttgttatgtgtgtatgtgcgtaacAACGTTAACGCACAGTAAGCATTGAAGCAAGACAACCTAATCTATTCAAGTTGTCAGCCCACCCCCTGTGCATTAAGCCTGTTTCCATAATGTCAACGGGGAGGAAGAAAGCCAACAAAAACAACGGATGGCCAATTATGATGACGTTAAAGTCGTTCGTTCTCCCCTCAATGTCGATCTCCTGAAACTGCTAACATACCTCCTTCAAGACGTATCAGTCCGGGTTTGTTTGTACAGTTGCCATGGGGACAGGTTTAGGGAGGAGCTGACTCCTACACAAATAAAGGATGTCTCGGATGGTGTGTGTTATGTAGAAGGagcgtacgtacacacacacacagagtgaactTTAACCTTTCAGTTTACAAATAGAAAATACGTACACCCAAACGCGCTACAGCCCAGCTTAAACAGAAGGCTATGATGGAGACGATTTATGCCGAAACATAACccttttgtttgtttgtcccATCAATAAATCTATCAGATTTACCCAGCAACAAAGGGCTCCTTTGTCTTTATtctgatagtcaccagttgaagtatcccGGGGCAAATTATGTTTTTTGGATAAATACAGTTTAATTTCATACAGTATCAAATGTACAGTAATTCCTACATGGACAACAGCACTACTTAACTACTGTATAACCATGTTTTTGTCACACCAGTGAGAAAAGAAGTCCGCCTGCTTTCACAGACTTTCCAAAGAGAGAAAAAATATTGAAATTATCAGGCAGAATTTATTAGGAATACAGTCACCAAAATCGTAAATTAAAGCAGAAAGACTTGTAATAAG comes from the Salmo trutta chromosome 4, fSalTru1.1, whole genome shotgun sequence genome and includes:
- the pdlim3a gene encoding PDZ and LIM domain protein 3; this encodes MSLDVVLNGPAPWGFRLTGGKDFNQPLTISRITPGSKAAVANLCPGDVILAIEGVPAEDMMHCEAQNKIKDAIYQLILTVQRPETRLWSPQVTEDGKANPFKINLEAEQQEFKPIGTGHNRKAQPFIAAANIDDHRQVVSTAYNTPIGLYSSGNIQDAMHGQMRGLVQDKPEGSKTLSSIEESDVYRMLLKDQEEPQEPRQSGSFKALQDFVDSDGTRPMVTRTVRAPMTKPPPPTGNLQKLPMCDKCGNGIVGTVVKARDKFRHPGCFVCTDCDVNLKQKGYFFVEGQLYCETHARARTRPPEGHDLVTAFPSA